The Streptococcus mitis region TTAAAACTAGGTTTATCTACTTCCTATGCTCTAATGAGTTTCACTGTCAGTCAATTAGAGATAAAAACCTGGCTAGATATTTTTATCTTGATTCCTTTAATTATAACTGGTTTACAGCTACTGATAACTGAAAAGAAATCCCTATTGTACTTTACAAGTCTGTCAATCTTATTTATCCAAAACTATTATTTTGGCTATATGACAGTATTGTTTCTTATTTTCTGGTATCTCTGTCAAATTTCGTGGGACTTTAAGACTCGAAAATCATCTTTTCTTGATTTCATAATCACCTCCGTTTTAGCTGGTATGACTAGTTTGATTATGACTCTTCCCACTCTGTTTGATTTACAGACACATGGGGAAAAATTAACTGAAATTACAAAGTTTCAAACTGAAAGTAGCTGGTATCTTGATCTCTTTGCTAAACAATTCATTGGTTCCTTTGACACAACAAAGTATGGGGCCATCCCAATGATTTTTGTTGGACTACTTCCCTTTATTTTGACCATTTTATTTTTTACGCTGAAATCTATTAAGTTTCACGTGAAACTTATCTATGCAATCTTCTTTACATTTCTAATTGCAAGCTTTTATATTGAAGCTCTTGATTTATTTTGGCAAGGCATGCATACTCCAAACATGTTTTTACATCGCTATGCTTGGATTTTCTCTACCTTGTTAATTTACACAGCAGCAGAAGTCTTAAATCGTCTGAAAGAAATTAAAATCTGGAATTTTTTAGTTTCGCTTTTTCTTATAGTAACAGGATTTTTAGCTACCATCTATCTAAAATCACATTATTCTTTTTTAACAGATTTGAATATCCTACTGACTCTTGAATTTTTAGTTGTCTATTCTCTTTTACTCCTTGCGGTTATCAAAAAATTTATTTCTGTGAATCTGTTTGCCATTCTAATTTCTTTATTTATAATGATTGAAGTGAGTTTAAATGCTTCATCTCAAATAGACGGAATTGCTAAGGAATGGGGATTTGCTTCTCGAAGTGCTTATAGTCGAGATATCCCAGCTATGGAATCTTTCTCAACATATATCGGAAATCAATTTACTCGTACTGAAAAACTACAAACTCAGACAGGAAATGACAGTATGAAATTCAACTACAATGGAATATCTCAATTTTCATCTGTTCGAAATCGTTCAGCAAGCTCTACTTTGGATAAACTTGGGTTTAGATCCTCTGGGACCAATCTCAATCTCCGCTATGCCAATAATAGTATTTTAGCTGATAGTTTATTTGGCATCCAGTACAATATCTCAGAAAACCCTATTGATAAGTATGGTTTCCAAGTTGTATATCAAAAAGATAATCTTGCCCTATATGAAAATCAATTCTCTCTTCCGATTGCATTTGCTAGTCAATTTGTTTACAATGATGTCAAGTTCAATGAACATACTTTAGATAATCAAGCCTCGTTTTTAAATCAACTTGCTAACGTCGATTTTGATTATTTTTCTCCAATCCCTTATGACAAAACAGAAAATACTGATGATTTGATTAGTGTTACAAGTTCTTCAAATGAGGATGCAGCAATCCAGTATCAAATTGAAGTACCAGAAAACAGCCAAGTTTATCTTTCTTTCACAAATCTTCACTTTTCTAATGATAAACAAAAGAAGGTTGATATCCTTGTAAATGGAGAAAAGAAAACTTTTACAACTGATAATGTCTTCTCCTTCTTTAATCTAGGCTATACAAAAGAGAAAAAGACTTTCAATATCAATGTTAGTTTCCCTGGAAATTCACAAGTATCATTTGAATCTCCTACCTTCTATCGTTTAGATACCCAAACTTTAACTGAGGCAATTCAAAAAATCAAAGAACAACCTGTCACAATATCAACTTCTAAAAACAAGGTTTTTGCTACATATGATGTCCAACAAGATACATCTATTTTTTTCACCATTCCTTATGACAAAGGTTGGTCTGCCTACCAAGATGGTAAGAAAATAGAAATTAAACAAGCTCAAACTGGATTTATGAAAGTTGACGTTCCCAAGGGGAAAGGAACTATTACACTTTCCTTCATTCCCAATGGTTTTATTGCTGGAGCAATTTGTTCCTTTACTTCTCTCTTACTATTTGGAACCTATAATCACAGACGAAAGTCATCTAAGGCATAAAAAATCGACCAATTAATCGGTCGATTTTTTTAATCTTCTTCCATTTTCTTAGGTTGATAGGCTAGCATACCTAAACCAGTAAATAGGGCTAATATCACGGCAAGGAAAACGACTTGATGATGAATATTTCCTGTCATAGAGATTGTTTGTCGTAATCCCGAAACTGAATAACTCATTGGTAACCAGGGATTAATAGCTCTAAAGAAATCATTTGTCAAGGCAAGTGGATAAGTACCTGCACTTGATGCTAACTGTAATAAAAGCAAAATAAGAGAAAAGAAAGCTCCTATACGGCTATTCCATGTTGTTAAAGCGGTCACCATGGACATGAATACTAAACTTGTTAGGATAATGAGAATAAATGTTCTCATCTCATGATTTGCAGTTAAACCAATAAGATGAACTCCTCCATATACCAAAATTCCTGCTAAAACAGCTATAATACCATTTATTTCAGCTCGAGATTTCAACCAAGCCCAACGGCTATCCGGATGACGTCCTGAAGGTAACTTCGCAAAGATCATATTCGTTGATATTGCTGCAACAAAAAGAGCAACTGATATCATATAAGGAGACATTGCAATTCCATTTACAGGAACTTGATCATTGTCTGTTTTTGAAAGATTGAGTGGATTTGACAAAATCTCTGCATTTTTAGATTCCGTAGATGATGATTTGAGTTGATCACTAGCATTACTTAGTCCTTGTCCTAAAGAAGCAACTCCTGTCTGTAAACCTTCCAA contains the following coding sequences:
- a CDS encoding YfhO family protein, whose translation is MKLFFKTYWTYFVSFIIPIIIMTGVYLSQGIYWNSDTSPLLGDGFHQYVIFDVALRNILHGNGSLFYTFTSGLGLNFYALSSYYLGSFLSPLVYFFYLSNMPDAVYLTTLLKFGLIGLSTYFSLNKLFQSITKPLKLGLSTSYALMSFTVSQLEIKTWLDIFILIPLIITGLQLLITEKKSLLYFTSLSILFIQNYYFGYMTVLFLIFWYLCQISWDFKTRKSSFLDFIITSVLAGMTSLIMTLPTLFDLQTHGEKLTEITKFQTESSWYLDLFAKQFIGSFDTTKYGAIPMIFVGLLPFILTILFFTLKSIKFHVKLIYAIFFTFLIASFYIEALDLFWQGMHTPNMFLHRYAWIFSTLLIYTAAEVLNRLKEIKIWNFLVSLFLIVTGFLATIYLKSHYSFLTDLNILLTLEFLVVYSLLLLAVIKKFISVNLFAILISLFIMIEVSLNASSQIDGIAKEWGFASRSAYSRDIPAMESFSTYIGNQFTRTEKLQTQTGNDSMKFNYNGISQFSSVRNRSASSTLDKLGFRSSGTNLNLRYANNSILADSLFGIQYNISENPIDKYGFQVVYQKDNLALYENQFSLPIAFASQFVYNDVKFNEHTLDNQASFLNQLANVDFDYFSPIPYDKTENTDDLISVTSSSNEDAAIQYQIEVPENSQVYLSFTNLHFSNDKQKKVDILVNGEKKTFTTDNVFSFFNLGYTKEKKTFNINVSFPGNSQVSFESPTFYRLDTQTLTEAIQKIKEQPVTISTSKNKVFATYDVQQDTSIFFTIPYDKGWSAYQDGKKIEIKQAQTGFMKVDVPKGKGTITLSFIPNGFIAGAICSFTSLLLFGTYNHRRKSSKA